In Felis catus isolate Fca126 chromosome A2, F.catus_Fca126_mat1.0, whole genome shotgun sequence, the following proteins share a genomic window:
- the HERPUD2 gene encoding homocysteine-responsive endoplasmic reticulum-resident ubiquitin-like domain member 2 protein isoform X2, with the protein MVHLVCTSRTPPSSPKSSTTRESHEALASSSNSNSDQSGSTTPSSSQETLSLSASSSSEGLRQRTLPQAQTDPAQTHQFPYVMQGNVDNQLPGQAIPAGFPVYPAFSPLQMLWWQQMYAHQYYMQYQAAVSAQATSNANPAQPAASQPLNLAHVPGEEPPPAPNLVAQENRPMNENVQMNAQGGPVLNEEDFNRDWLDWMYTFSRAAILLSIVYFYSSFSRFIMVMGAMLLVYLHQAGWFPFRQEGGQQQAPNNNAEVNNDGQNANNLELEEMERLMDDGLEDESGEDAGEDASAIQRPGLMASAWSFITTFFTSLIPEGPPQVAN; encoded by the exons ATGGTTCATCTAGTGTGTACTTCTCGGACTCCTCCCAGTTCTCCAAAATCCAGCACCACTAGAGAAAGTCATGAAGCGTTGGCATCCAGCAGCAATTCT AATTCAGATCAGTCAGGATCAACAACTCCATCATCCAGTCAAGAAACCTTGTCTTTATCTGCCAGTTCTTCCTCGGAAGGATTGAGGCAACGTACCCTTCCACAAGCACAAACCGACCCAGCACAGACTCATCAGTTCCCATATGTAATGCAAGG AAATGTGGACAACCAGCTTCCTGGGCAAGCTATTCCAGCTGGATTCCCAGTGTATCCTGCTTTCAGCCCGCTGCAGATGCTGTGGTGGCAACAGATGTATGCTCATCAGTATTATATGCAATA TCAAGCTGCAGTTTCAGCTCAGGCTACATCAAATGCCAACCCAGCCCAGCCTGCTGCTTCACAGCCTCTAAATTTGGCACATGTTCCTGGAGAAGAACCTCCACCAGCTCCAAACCTAGTGGCCCAAGAAAATCGACCCATGAATGAGAATGTTCAAATGAATGCACAGGGAGGTCCAGTGCTAAATGAAGAAGACTTCAATCGAGACTGGCTGGACTGGATGTACACGTTCTCCCGAGCTGCAATTCTCCTTAGCATTGTATACTTCTATTCTTCTTTTAGTCGTTTTATCATGGTAATGGGAGCCATGCTGCTGGTTTATTT ACACCAAGCTGGATGGTTTCCTTTTAGGCAAGAAGGAGGTCAGCAACAGGCTCCCAACAATAATGCCGAAGTTAACAATGATGGGCAAAATGCCAACAACCTAGAACTTGAAGAAATG GAGCGTCTTATGGATGATGGGCTTGAAGATGAGAGTGGAGAAGATGCAGGTGAAGATGCCAGTGCAATTCAAAGGCCTGGTTTAATGGCGTCAGCTTGGTCTTTTATCACCACCTTCTTTACTTCACTGATACCAGAGGGGCCTCCCCAGGTTGCCAATTAG